In one window of Sardina pilchardus chromosome 23, fSarPil1.1, whole genome shotgun sequence DNA:
- the zdhhc8a gene encoding palmitoyltransferase ZDHHC8B: protein MPACAGERCKPSAYIPVATAACLLVGSSTLFFVFTGPWLVERICLAAPICTGVVFFFVLANFTMATFMDPGVLPRANEDEDKDDDFRAPLYKNVEVRGIQVRMKWCTSCHFYRPPRCSHCSVCDHCVEDFDHHCPWVNNCIGKRNYRYFFLFLLTLSVHMLDVFGFGLLYVLEHLEDLWALEASVTVVVMSISGLFFLPVLGLACFHLVLVARGRTTNEQVTGKFQEGVNPFTKGCFGNVESVLCSPLSPRYVGKRRTKPPIRIQPPFKRPESDRETPVKIRDNGIQTNTLPNKAVEGVDVPDSKRLNTPPPLPPKPDPVLLRNHLAALEESLLHGRSSFPSAQPPGTLRPSLNHLSKLGPLSSREEVRQTMESMTQTGVRPLDFSSDPNLGFPSSALPLNSLTLNSRSLSLKHAHRYRDRTSLASQTSEGLTPLGSASASQSLRLSPSALTSRGSSLSYDSLLGAPGELNGSQRGLPLLGFQVPYIPLDSGVLSLTRGAELQRHSPHSRSPVFMGVSRQSPQPREPSPVRYDNLSKAIMASIQERRELEERERLTQLHLAGPTDSAAGPSYAAPDTGVYDTPSRRSFPLEGLRGPPSRGPTPPAYGSREFLMSSAAYGYGSRLGLSSSSTSSLSRAAAPSRISCSSTSSLSRTPRNSCSSTSSLSRAPRACGSPLQSHAPGGGGDRSLSPAYHSLERQLQQSPSALLCSPTSYTTPRGLAFISDTEAPDQPPSEGLQRFES, encoded by the exons GGGCCCTTGGCTGGTGGAGCGGATCTGTCTGGCGGCGCCAATATGCACCGGCGTCGTGTTCTTTTTCGTGTTGGCCAActtcaccatggcaaccttcaTGGACCCCGGTGTACTGCCGAGAG CCAATGAGGACGAGGATAAGGACGATGACTTCCGGGCGCCCCTGTACAAGAACGTGGAGGTGCGGGGGATCCAGGTGCGCATGAAGTGGTGCACTTCCTGTCACTTCTACAGACCGCCACGCTGttcacactgcagtgtgtgCGACCACTGCGtagag GATTTTGACCACCACTGTCCATGGGTCAACAACTGCATTGGGAAAAGGAACTACCGttacttcttcctcttcctgctgaCCCTTAGTGTCCACATGTTGGACGTTTTCGGCTTTGGCCTTCTGTACGTGTTGGAACATCTGGAGGACCTGTGGGCTCTGGAAGCTTCTGTCAC TGTGGTTGTGATGAGCATCTCGGGGCTGTTCTTCCTGCCAGTCCTGGGGCTGGCCTGCTTCCACCTGGTCCTGGTAGCCAGAGGGCGGACGACAAACGAGCAG GTGACGGGGAAATTCCAGGAAGGAGTGAACCCTTTCACCAAAGGTTGCTTTGGCAACGTGGAATCTGTTCTATGTAGTCCTCTGAGCCCAAG GTACGTCGGGAAGCGGAGGACGAAGCCTCCTATTAGAATTCAACCACCTTTCAAGAGGCcagaaagtgacagagaaaCTCCTGTTAAAATTAGGGACAATGGAATTCAAACCAATACCCTTCCAAATAAG GCTGTGGAGGGAGTGGATGTGCCAGACAGCAAGCGGCTcaacacccctcctcctctgccacccAAACCCGACCCTGTCCTCCTGCGGAACCACTTGGCTGCCTTGGAAG agAGCCTCTTGCATGGCAGGTCCTCCTTCCCCTCAGCCCAGCCTCCAGGGACACTGCGCCCCTCCCTGAACCACCTCTCCAAGCTCggccccctctcctccagggAAGAAGTCCGTCAG ACTATGGAGTCGATGACGCAGACTGGCGTGCGCCCTCTGGACTTCTCGTCTGACCCCAACCTGGGCTTCCCGTCCAGCGCGCTGCCCCTGAACTCCCTCACCCTCAACTCGCGCTCGCTCAGCCTCAAGCACGCGCACCGCTACCGCGACCGGACCTCGCTCGCCTCCCAGACCTCCGAGGGCCTGACCCCGTTGGGCTCGGCGTCCGCCTCGCAGAGCCTTCGCCTCTCCCCGAGCGCGCTGACCAGCCGCGGCAGCAGCCTCTCCTACGACAGCCTGCTGGGCGCCCCCGGGGAGCTCAACGGCTCCCAGCGAGGGCTCCCCCTGCTGGGCTTCCAGGTGCCCTACATCCCCCTGGACTCTGGGGTGCTGAGCCTGACCCGGGGGGCCGAGCTCCAGCGCCACTCGCCGCACTCGCGCAGCCCCGTCTTCATGGGCGTGAGCCGGCAGTCGCCGCAGCCGCGCGAGCCCTCGCCCGTGCGCTACGACAACCTGTCCAAGGCCATCATGGCGTCCATCCAGGAGCGGCGCGAGCTGGAGGAGCGGGAGAGGCTCACGCAGCTGCACCTCGCCGGCCCGACTGACAGCGCCGCCGGGCCTAGCTACGCGGCCCCCGACACCGGGGTGTACGACACGCCGAGCCGCCGCAGCTTCCCGCTGGAGGGCCTCCGGGGCCCGCCGTCGCGGGGCCCGACCCCGCCGGCGTACGGCTCGCGCGAGTTCCTGATGAGCAGCGCGGCGTACGGCTACGGCAGCCGCTTGGGCCTGTCCAGCTCGTCCACGTCGTCGCTGTCCCGCGCTGCCGCGCCGTCCCGCATCTCGTGCTCCTCCACGTCCTCGCTGTCGCGCACGCCGCGCAACTCCTGCTCGTCCACCTCGTCCCTCTCGCGGGCGCCCCGGGCCTGCGGATCGCCGCTCCAGTCGCACGCTCCGGGCGGCGGGGGCGACCGCTCGCTGTCCCCGGCGTACCACTCGCTGGAGCGCCAGCTCCAGCAGTCGCCCTccgccctgctctgctccccgaCCTCCTACACCACCCCCCGAGGCCTCGCCTTCATCTCTGACACGGAAGCCCCAGACCAGCCCCCCTCGGAGGGACTGCAGCGCTTTGAGAGTTGA